The following coding sequences lie in one Danio rerio strain Tuebingen ecotype United States chromosome 25, GRCz12tu, whole genome shotgun sequence genomic window:
- the LOC141381015 gene encoding uncharacterized protein — translation MPTYLSIYLSIYLSIYLSIYLSIYLSIYLSIYLSICRPIYLSIYLSIYLSIYLSIYLSIYLSIYLSIYLSIYLSIYLSIYLSICRPIYLSIYLSIYLSIYLSIYLSIYLSIYLSIYLSIYLYADLSICRPIYLSIYLSIYLSIYLSIYLSIYLSIYLSIYLSIYLSIYLSIYLSICRPIYLSIYLSIYLSIYLSIYLSIYLSIYLSIIYLSIYLSICRPIYLSIYLSIYLSIYLSIYLSIYLSIIYLSIYLSIYLSIYLPTYLPIIYLSIYLSIYLSIYLSIYLSIYLSIYLSIYLSIYLSTYLPIIYLSIYLSIYLSIYLSIYLSIYLSIYLSVCLSIHPSIHPSISVCLM, via the coding sequence atgccgacctatctatctatctatctatctatctatctatctatctatctatctatctatctatctatctatctatctatctatctatctatctatctatctatatgccgacctatctatctatctatctatctatctatctatctatctatctatctatctatctatctatctatctatctatctatctatctatctatctatctatctatctatctatctatctatctatctatctatctatctatatgccgacctatctatctatctatctatctatctatctatctatctatctatctatctatctatctatctatctatctatctatctatctatctatctatctatctatctatctatatgccGACCTATCTATATGCcgacctatctatctatctatctatctatctatctatctatctatctatctatctatctatctatctatctatctatctatctatctatctatctatctatctatctatctatctatctatctatctatctatctatctatatgccgacctatctatctatctatctatctatctatctatctatctatctatctatctatctatctatctatctatctatctatctatctatctatcatctatctatctatctatctatctatatgccgacctatctatctatctatctatctatctatctatctatctatctatctatctatctatctatctatctatctatctatcatctatctatctatctatctatctatctatctatctatctacctacctacctacctacctatcatctatctatctatctatctatctatctatctatctatctatctatctatctatctatctatctatctatctatctatctatctatctatctatctatctatctatctacctacctacctatcatctatctatctatctatctatctatctatctatctatctatctatctatctatctatctatctatctatctatctatctatctgtctgtctgtccattcatccatccatccatccatctatttctgtctgtctgatgtGA